ATGTCGCGCAAAGATTCTTCAAACGGATCGTGCATCAGGCACCTCACGTAACGTCACTAAAAGACGCGACCAAATTTGCATGAGTCACACGCCTTTGGTCAGGCCTGGACAAATATCTGCGTTTTTACACCCAGCGCAGGCGTCTATACAGCCACCATTGGCCCAACGCGACCGCGATTATCAACGCACAGGCCACCAGAAAACCGTAAGGACTGGCGGACCCCGGTATGCCTCCGACGTTGATCCCCAGCAAGCCGGTCAGAAAGCTCATCGGCAGGAAAATACCGGTGATGATCCCGAAGCGATACATGGTTTTATTCATCCGTTCGCGCAGGCGCCGATCTTCGGATTCGAGCACCAAACCCACGCGTTCACGGGTCAATTCCAGTTCTTCGAGGTAACGGGTCAGGCTGTTGTTGAGCTCATTCCAGTAGTCGGCATCGTCGTCGACAAACCAAGGGAACTTACTGCGGGTCAGTTGCGCGTATATGTCCCGTTGCGGAGCGAGAAAACGCCGCAAGCCAGCGGCTCGGCGACGGATATGCAGCAACGTTCCGTGATCGGGCGTATACCGCTCGTCGGCATCTATCTTTTCTTCTTCTATATCGACCGATTCAGTCAGGTCGCCGACCAATGCCTGCACTTTGTCGGTGAGATATTGGGCCAGATAAAGGATGAGTTCGGAGGCGGTTTTCGGCCCCTTGCCTTCGTTCAGCTGCTCGATCAGTTCGTCGGTGGCGCGCAGCGGACGCAGGCGCAGGGAAATGACCTGCTGGGCGGCGGCGAAGATCCGCACCGAGACCATGTCTTCAGGCTCGGCCCCCGGATTGAGATTGACCCCACGCAGGAACAGCAACAGGTTGTCGTCCGGCAGCGGCAGCAAACGTGGCCGGGTGTTTTCTTCGAGCAGCAGGTCGCAGGCGAACTCGCTCAAGCCGCTCGCGGTGCGCAACCAGGTATGGGTTTGCGGATGGCCACGGTCCCAGTGCAGCCAGACACTCTCGTGCGGCTGCAACTGTAGGCAATCCAGTTCGGTCCGAGCGATGAAACGCGCCCCGCCACTACCATCCAATACGAGAGCATGTACCAGCCCCCACTGCGCGTTTTGCTCGTCAAACATTCGTACTTCGCTTATTCCGGCATTTTCAGAGGAGAAGGCGAAATGATCACGCCGTTATTGTCGGCGTACACGTATTCGCCCGGACGAAAGGTCACGCCGGCAAAAGTGACCGGGACATTGAGATCGCCGATGCCGCGCTTGTCGGTCTTTTTCGGGTGACTGGCCAGCGCCTGAACGCCGAGGTCGGTCTGCGCGATCACATCCACGTCGCGGATGCAGCCGTAGATAACCATGCCTTCCCAGCCGCTTCGAGCGGCCTTCTCGGCCAGCATGTCGCCCAGCAAGGCGCAACGCAGCGATCCGCCACCATCGATGACCAACACCTTGCCCTTGCCGTCCTGCTCGACCTGTTCGCGTACCAGGGAATTGTCTTCAAAGCACTTGATGGTGACGATTTCGCCACCGAAGGAATCACGGCCGCCAAAATTGCTGAACATCGGCTCAACGACCTGCACCAGTTCCGGGTAGGCATCGCACAAATCGGGAGTGAGGTAATGCATGACGTAACTCCTATCAGTGAAGGTTCATCAAGGGGCAAATCCATCTACTGCGTCGTAGCTTAGCCGTAACCAGGCGACAGCGAAACGATCCAGGTCAATGCATTGCAGCGATCGGCTGCTGCGACAGCTCCGGTACAGGCATGCTGCGCTCGTCCAGCCAGCCCTTGACCAGCGGCCAGACCTCGCGCTGCGCAGCTTTGCTGACCAGCATCTGCACGTGGCCAAAATCCTCGGAGAAACCCTGTTCACGCCCCAGGCAGATGAACGTGCGCTGCTGCGAGCCGATCTGCTCGTAAAGCTTGCGACAGGCCCACACCGGGTCCTGATGATCGCCCGCCGCCGCGACCACCAATAAAGGCACGGCCACTTCGGCCAGACCCGCCCACCAGTCGCTGTACTTGTCGCCGAACCGACCGAACAAGCCATGCCAGCGCAAGCTTTCCAGCGCCAGGCCAATCGGCTCGTCTTCCGGGCCACGTTTGAAGCGCGGACCGGAAATGTGCTCGAAGGGTTTGAGCAGCAAGCGGCTGGACCATTGCAGCGGGGGAAATTTCAGCGGCCAGTAGGTGCGGCTGATCTGACTGCCGAACAGCGCCACCGAAGCCGCGCTGTGCGGCCCGAGATACTGACCGCCCAACGCCGCAGCCAGGGTTGTGCCGCCCAGCGAATGGCCGATCCAGTGGGCGACTTGCCCGCTCTGTTCGGTCACGAACGCAGCGATGGCCGGCAGGTCGTAACGCGCATAGTCGGCAACCCGGTTGTAGCGATAAGCCTGATTGCGCGCGGACAAGCCATGCCCGCGCATTTCCGGAATCCACACATCAAAGCCGGCGCGGGCCAGATACGCACCCAGGCCAATGCCTTTGGGCGAATACCAGAACCGTCGATTGGAAAAACTGCCGTGCAACAGGATCACCGGCACGCCGCGCGCATCGGGTTGCGCAACCAGTCCCAGACGGGTCAAGGCGATTTCGACGCTGGCATCAGGACTGTTGGCGGGTTTCAGGCGATAAACGTCCTCGATCAGATCGCCACGTCGTTCGGCGCTGATCAAGGCCACAGGAAAAAGGCTGCTGCTGCTTTGCATTTTGCTCGGGTACTAAAAGGCCGGCTGGATTGCCGCCCTGATTGAACATAAAAAAGCCCCGACCCACGTCAGCAGGTCGGGGCTTGACTCAGTGAGATCAGACCGGAGCCTGAGCCTCTGCCAGGAAGAACCAGGTTTCCAGCACGGAATCGGGGTTCAACGAGACGCTTTCGATACCTTGATCCATCAACCAGCGCGCCAGATCCGGATGGTCCGACGGCCCCTGGCCGCAAATGCCGATGTATTTGCCGGCCTTGTTACAGGCCTGGATTGCGTTGGACAGCAGTTTCTTGACCGCTGGATTACGTTCATCGAACAGATGCGCAATGACGCCGGAATCGCGGTCCAGGCCCAGCGTCAGCTGAGTCAGGTCGTTGGAGCCGATGGAGAAGCCGTCGAAGTATTCGAGGAACTCTTCAGCCAGAATCGCGTTGGACGGCAGTTCACACATCATGATGATGCGCAGGCCATTTTCGCCGCGTTTCAGACCGTTTTCCGCCAGCAGGTCGATCACCTGGCTCGCTTCGCCCAGGGTACGCACGAACGGCACCATGATTTCCACGTTGGTCAGGCCCATCTCTTCGCGGACACGCTTGAGCGCGCGGCATTCGAGTTCGAAGCAGTCGCGGAAATTCTCGCTGATGTAACGCGAGGCGCCACGGAAACCCAGCATCGGGTTTTCCTCTTCCGGCTCGTACAATTTGCCGCCGATCAGGTTCGCGTACTCGTTGGACTTGAAGTCCGAGAGGCGCACGATGACCTTTTTCGGGGTGAACGCCGCCGCCAGGGTACTGATGCCTTCGACCAGTTTTTCGACGTAGAAGCCGACCGGATCGTTGTAACCGGCGATGCGCTTGTCGACGCTGTCCTTGATGTCTTGGGGCAGACCGTCGTAGTTGAGCAGCGCCTTGGGGTGCACGCCGATCATACGGTTGATGATGAATTCCAGACGCGCCAGGCCGACACCGGCGTTGGGCAGCTGGGCGAAGTCGAACGCGCGATCCGGGTTGCCGACGTTCATCATGATCTTGAACGGCAGATCCGGCATGGCATCGACCGAGTTGGTCTTGATGTCAAAACCCAGCTCGCCTTCGAAGATGTAACCGGTGTCGCCTTCGGCGCAGGAAACCGTCACGCCCTGGCCATCCACCAGCACTTGGGTGGCATTGCCGCAACCGACCACGGCCGGAATACCCAGTTCACGGGCGATGATCGCCGCGTGGCAGGTACGACCGCCCCGGTTGGTGACGATGGCGCTGGCGCGTTTCATGACCGGTTCCCAATCCGGGTCAGTCATGTCCGAGACCAGTACGTCGCCCGGCTGGACCTTGTCCATCTCGGACACGTCCTTGATGATGCGGACCTTGCCGGCACCGATGCGCTGGCCGATGGCACGGCCTTCTACCAATACGGTGCCGGTTTCCTTGAGCAGGTAACGTTCCATGACGTTGGCCTGGGAGCGGCTCTTCACGGTTTCAGGACGCGCCTGAACGATGTAGAGCTTGCCGTCGTCACCGTCCTTGGCCCATTCGATGTCCATCGGGCACTTGTAGTGCTTCTCGATGATCATCGCCTGTTTGGCCAGTTCGGAAACTTCCTCGTCGCTCAGGCAGAAACGTGCGCGGTCTGCAGCATCCACGTCGATGACCTTGACCGACTTGCCGGCCGAGGCTTCTTCGCCGTAGATCATCTTGATTGCCTTGCTGCCCAGGTTGCGGCGCAGGATCGCAGGACGACCGGCTTCAAGCGTACCTTTGTGCACGTAGAATTCGTCCGGATTGACCGCGCCTTGCACCACGGTCTCGCCCAGGCCGTAAGCGCCGGTGATGAACACCACGTCGCGGAAGCCCGATTCAGTGTCCAGGGTGAACATCACGCCTGCGGTGCCGGTCTCGGAGCGGACCATGCGCTGCACGCCAGCGGACAATGCCACCAGTTTGTGGTCAAAACCCTGATGCACGCGGTAGGAAATGGCGCGGTCGTTGAACAACGAGGCGAACACTTCCTTGGCCGCGCGGATCACGTTCTCGACGCCACGGATATTCAGGAAGGTTTCTTGCTGACCGGCGAACGAAGCGTCGGGAAGGTCTTCGGCGGTGGCGGAAGAGCGCACGGCAACGGCCAGATTCGGATTGCCTGCCGACAATGTGGCGAAGGCAGTGCGAATTTCGGCGTTGAGCTTCTCGGGAAACTCGGCGTCCATGATCCACTGACGAATCTGCGCGCCGGTCTTGGCCAACGCGTTGACATCGTCGACATCAAGAGCATCCAGGGCTGCGTGAATCTGATCGTTCAGACCACTCAGCTCAAGGAAATCACGGTAGGCCTGAGCCGTAGTGGCAAAGCCACCAGGCACCGAAACGCCAGCACCTGCGAGGTTGCTGATCATTTCGCCGAGGGATGCGTTCTTGCCTCCCACATGCTCCACATCATGGACGCCGAGCTTTTCGAGGGAAACTACGTACTCTACCAAGGTGATCTCTCCACTAACTATGTTTGTTGTTGGGAAAAGCTCATGCACCCGTAACGTGTACTGCGCTTCCGGGCGTTTGTGGCCTGGGCCATGAAAATAAGTGAGAATGCGGACCACCCAGGCCCGCATGCGCGCCTATGATATCCAAGAATCGTCACCAGCTTAAGGCCCAAGGCGCAAATGAAACGATCCGCTTTCTTTATCTCCGACGGCACCGGCATCACGGCCGAAACTCTAGGCCAGAGCCTGTTAGCGCAATTTGAGAACATTACGTTCAACAAGTTCACGAGGCCCTACATCGACAGCGTCGAGAAAGCGCGGGCGATGGTACAACAAATCAACGCCGCCGCTGCAAAGGACGACGTGCGCCCGATCATTTTCGACACCATCGTCAATCAGGACATCCGCGAAATCCTCGCGACGTCCAACGGCTTCATGATCGACATTTTCTCGACCTTTCTCGCGCCGCTGGAGCAGGAGCTTAGTTCACACTCTTCCTACTCGGTGGGCAAATCGCACTCCATCGGTCACAACTCCAACTACATGGAGCGGATCGAGGCGGTGAACTTCGCCCTGGACAATGACGACGGCGCACGCACCCATTATTACGACAAGGCGGACATCATTCTGGTGGGCGTCTCGCGGTGCGGCAAAACCCCGACTTGTCTGTACATGGCCATGCAATTCGGCATCCGCGCGGCCAACTATCCGCTCACCGAAGACGACATGGAGCGCCTGCAACTGCCCAACGCGCTCAAGGAGCACCGTAACAAATTATTCGGTCTGACCATTGATCCAGATCGGTTAACGGCGATTCGCCACGAACGTAAACCCAACAGCCGCTACGCCAGCTACGCCCAGTGCGAGTTTGAAGTCCGCGAGGTGGAAAACCTGTTCCGCCGCGAGAACATCCCGAACATCAATTCCACGCATTTCTCGGTAGAAGAAATCTCGGCCAAGGTGCTGGTCGAGAAAGGCGTGGAGCGGCGCTTCAAATAACAAGCCTTGAACTACCCCCGACCTCTTCGGGGACAAGTCCCCTCCTGCCGGACCGGGTATGGTTCGGTAGGACCGGACTTGTCCGGGAAGGCGGTATTTCAGGCACCGCCTTGTGTCGGATGTAACGACCTCTTCGCGGGCAAGCCTCGCTCCTATGTATCTTTGCCCCTATAGATTCACCCACAAATCCACAAACCGATGCACCGGCAGCGCTTCCAGGCCTGCCTGATCCTTGCACACGGCGAGGATCTGCTCGCAGCGTTGTGGGGCGAAACGGGTGGCCAGGTTGCTTTTGAACTTCTCTTCCAGCAGCGGGATGCCGTCGGCGCGACGTCGGCGGTGGCCGATGGGGTATTCGACTTCAATCTTGTCAGTGCTGGAACCGTCCTTGAAAAACACTTGAATTGCATTGGCAATAGAGCGCTTGTCCGCTTCCAGATACTCGCGGCTGTAGCGTGGATCTTCGACGATTTCCATCTTGTCCCGCAGTTGATCGATGACCGGATGGGCCGTATGAAATTCGTCCTCATAGTGCTCGGCGATCAGCGTGCCAAACACCAGCGGGACCGCGATCATGTACTGCAGACAGTGATCGCGATCAGCGGCGTTGGCCAGCGGCCCGACCTTGGAAATGATGCGAATCGCCGATTCATGGGTGGTCACGACAATCCGGTCGATTTCGGAGATTCGATTGCGTACCAGCGGGTGCAACGTGACTGCCGCCTCACAGGCCGTTTGCGCATGGAATTCGGCGGGGAAGCTGATCTTGAACAGCACATTTTCCATCACATAAGTGCCGTAGGGCCGGGACAGGCTGAAGGCACGTTGATCCCCGGCCTTGAGCGCCAGGTCTTTGTTGGTGTGACTGAACAGCACGTCGTAAAAGCCCCACTGCGGCGCGGTCAGCACGCCCGGAATGCCCATTTCTCCGCGCATGGCGATGTCCGCCAGACGCACTGCGCGACTGGTGGCATCGCCCGCCGCCCAGGATTTTCGCGAACCGGCATTGGGCGCGTGGCGATAAGTCCGCAATGCCTGACCATCGACAAAAGCGTGGGACAGCGCCGCCAGCATCTGCTCGCGACTGGCGCCCATCAGTTTCGCGGCGACGGCAGTGGACGCCACTTTCACCAGCAATACGTGGTCCAGTCCGACGCGGTTAAAGGAGTTTTCCAGGGCGATCACACCCTGAATCTCGTGGGCCATGATCATCGCCTCGAGCACCGTCCGCATGCTCAGCGGCGCTTCGCCATCTGCCACACGCTTCTGGGACAGATGGTCGGCCACGGCGAGAATCGCGCCGAGGTTGTCCGACGGATGCCCCCATTCCGCTGCGAGCCAGGTGTCGTTGTAATCCAGCCAGCGAATCGTGCAGCCGATATCCCAGGCGGCCTTGACCGGGTCGAGGCGCAAGTTCGTACCCGGAACCCGAGCCCCAAAAGGCACGACGGTGCCTTCGACGATGGGGCCCAGATGCTTGGTGCATTCCGGGAAACGCAAGGCCAGCAGGCCGCAACCCAACGTATCCATGAGGCAATTGCGCGCGGTGTCCAGAGCCAGCGGGGACTCGATCCGGTAGGTCAGCACATAATCGGCGATGTCCTGCAGAACCTGGTCATAGTCCGGGCGGTTGTTCAGATCAACGTTGCTGCTCATTTCAATTCCTCTTTGTCCGAAGGATTTTCGCTGGCAGAACTGATGCTTTCCCGGATCAATCCGGTCCTACAGTTTGGCCGTGCATCATCTGTGGCTCAAACCCCAGGCACCCTCACCCAGCCTTCCATCAACACCCGGGCACTACGACTCATGATGGCCTTGGTGACCTTCCATTCGCCATTGCTTTGCACGGCTTCAGCACCGACCCGCAAGGTGCCGGATGGATGGCCGAAACGCACTGCTTCACGCTTGACGCCGCCAGCCGCCAGGTTGACCAACGTGCCGGGAACCGCCGCAGCGGTGCCGATGGCGACAGCGGCCGTGCCCATCATGGCGTGGTGCAGCTTGCCCATGGACATGGCGCGCACCAGCAGATCGACGCTCTCGGCTGCCACCGGTTTGCCACTGGAAGCCACGTAAGCCGCTGGCCCCGCAACAAAGGCCACCTTGGGCGTGTGCTGGCGCTTGGCCGCTTGATCCAGATGCTCGATCAGGCCCATGCGCAGCGCGCCGTAAGCGCGGATGGTCTCGAACATCGCCAGCGCCTTGGGATCGCCGTTGATATCGCCCTGCAATTCGCTGCCGGTGTAGCCGATATCCCTGGCATTGATGAAAATCGTCGGAATCCCGGCATTGATCATGGTCGCCTTGAACGTGCCGACACCCGGCACCTCAAGGTCATCCACCAGATTGCCGGTAGGAAACATCGAGCCGCCCGCGCCCTCTTCGTCTGCTGCCGGGTCCATGAACTCCAACTGCACCTCGGCGGCAGGAAACGTCACCCCGTCCAGTTCGAAATCACCGGTTTCCTGCACCGCGCCGTCAGTGATCGGCACATGCGCAATGATCGTCTTGCCGATATTGGCCTGCCAGATACGCACCACCGCGACACCGTTTTGCGGGACACGACTGGCTTGCAGTAAACCATTGCTGATGGCAAACGGGCCGACCGCTGCTGACAGATTGCCGCAATTGCCGCTCCAGTCGACGAAAGGCTTGTCGATGGAAACCTGACCGAACAGGTAATCCACGTCGTGCTCGGGCCTGCTGCTTTTCGACACGATCACCGTCTTGCTGGTGCTGGACGTCGCGCCGCCCATGCCGTCGATCTGCTTTTCATAGGGATCGGGGCTGCCAATCACCCGCAACAGCAAGGTGTCACGGGCCGCGCCGGGGACCTGCGCGTCGAGGGGCAAATCCTGCAGTTTGAAAAATACGCCCTTGCTGGTGCCGCCGCGCATATAAGTGGCGGGGATTTTGATTTGCACTGGGTGAGCCATGGAACGTGTCCTCTTAGATTAGGCGAGCTTCAGGCATTGCTTTCGCGAGCAAGCTCGCTCCCACTGTTTCAACCGTATCCCGTGGGAGCGAGCTTGCTCGCGAACAGTCATGCCAACGCAGACTCCAGGAAATCCTGGGCAAAGCGCTGCAACACGCCGCCCGCCTCATAGATCGAGACTTCTTCAGCGGTGTCCAGGCGACAGGTCACCGGCACCTCGACGCGCTCGCCGTTCTTGCGATTGATCACCAGGGTCATAGTGCTCAGCGGAATGCGCTCGCCGAGTACGTCGAAGGTTTCGCTGCCGTCGATGCTCAAGGTATGCCGATCAACCCCGGGCTTGAACTCCAGCGGCAACACACCCATACCCACCAGATTGGTGCGGTGAATGCGCTCGAAACCCTCAGCGGCAATTGCCTCGACACCCGCCAGACGCACGCCTTTGGCCGCCCAGTCACGGGACGAACCCTGACCGTAGTCGGCGCCGGCAATGATAATCAGCGGCTGCTTGCGCTCCATGTAAATTTCTATGGCTTCCCACATGCGCGTGACCTGACCTTCCGGCTCGACCCGCGCCAGTGAACCCTGCTTGACCTTGCCGTCGACCTGCACCATTTCGTTGAGCAGTTTCGGGTTGGCGAAAGTCGCTCGCTGTGCGGTCAGGTGATCACCGCGATGGGTGGCGTAAGAGTTGAAGTCTTCTTCCGGCAGGCCCATTTTCGCCAGGTATTCACCGGCGGCGCTGTCGAGCATGATGGCGTTGGACGGCGACAAGTGATCGGTGGTGATGTTGTCACCCAGCACCGCCAGCGGGCGCATACCCTTGAGCGGTCGCGCCCCGGCGAGCGCGCCTTCCCAGTACGGCGGACGACGAATATAGGTGCTTTGCGCGCGCCAATCGTACAGCGGCGCGACTTTCTCGCCGTCGTCAGCCTTGATCTCGAACATCGGGATATAGACCTGCCGGAACTGATCCGGCTTGACGCTGGCTTTGACCACCGCGTCGATTTCTTCGTCGCTGGGCCAGATGTCTTTCAAGGTCAGCGGCTTGCCGTTCAGATCGGTGCCCAGTACGTCCTTCTCGATATCGAAACGGATGGTGCCGGCAATGGCGTAAGCGACCACCAGTGGCGGCGAGGCCAGAAACGCCTGTTTGGCGTAAGGGTGAATGCGTCCGTCGAAGTTGCGGTTGCCGGATAACACAGCCGTCGCGTACAGATCACGATCAATGACTTCCTGCTGGATTTTCGGGTCCAGCGCGCCGCTCATGCCGTTGCAGGTGGTGCAGGCAAAGCCGACGATGCCAAAGCCAAGCTTTTCCAGCTCCGGCAACAGATTGGCTTCTTCCAGATACAACTGAACCGCCTTGGAACCCGGCGCCAGTGAAGTCTTGACCCACGGCTTGCGGCTCAGGCCAGCGGCGTTGGCGTTGCGCGCCAGCAAGGCTGCGGCAATCACGTTGCGCGGGTTGCTGGTATTGGTGCAACTGGTGATCGCGGCGATGATCACCGCACCGTCCGGCATCAGGCCCGGTTCGTTTTCGACCACGCCGGAAATCCCTCGCGCCGCCAGCTCCGAAGTCGGCACCCGGCGATGGGGATTGGATGGCCCGGCGATGTTGCGCACCACGCTGGACAGGTCGAACTTGAGCACGCGCTCGTAGACGGCGGTTTTCAGGCTGTCGGCCCACAGACCGGTTTGTCTGGCGTAGGTTTCCACCAGCTTGACCTGCTCGGGCTCGCGGCCGGTCAGGGTCAGGTAATCCAGGGTTTGCTGGTCGATGTAGAACATTGCCGCCGTCGCACCAAACTCCGGGGTCATGTTGGAAATGGTCGCGCGGTCGCCGAGGGTCAGCGCGTTGGCGCCGTCGCCGAAGAACTCCAGATAAGACGACACCACTTTCTCGCCGCGCAGGAATTCAGTCACCGCCAGCACGATGTCGGTCGCGGTAATACCCGGTTGGCGCTTGCCCACAAGCTCGACACCAATGATGTCCGGCAGGCGCATCCAGGAGGCGCGACCGAGCATCACGCTCTCGGCTTCCAGCCCGCCGACGCCAATGGCGATCACACCCAGCGCGTCGACATGCGGCGTATGGCTGTCGGTGCCGACCAGCGTATCCGGGAACGCCACGCCGTCCAGTGCATGCACCACCGGCGACATTCGCTCCAGATTGATCTGGTGCATGATGCCGTTGCCGGGCGGGATCACATCGACGTTCTTGAAGGCTTTTTTGGTCCAGTTGATGAAGTGAAAACGGTCTTCGTTGCGCCGGTCTTCAATGGCGCGATTGCGCTCGAAGGCATCCTTCTCAAAGCCGCCGTGCTCCACCGCCAGCGAGTGATCGACGATCAGCTGGGTC
This genomic window from Pseudomonas sp. G.S.17 contains:
- the ppsA gene encoding phosphoenolpyruvate synthase; this encodes MVEYVVSLEKLGVHDVEHVGGKNASLGEMISNLAGAGVSVPGGFATTAQAYRDFLELSGLNDQIHAALDALDVDDVNALAKTGAQIRQWIMDAEFPEKLNAEIRTAFATLSAGNPNLAVAVRSSATAEDLPDASFAGQQETFLNIRGVENVIRAAKEVFASLFNDRAISYRVHQGFDHKLVALSAGVQRMVRSETGTAGVMFTLDTESGFRDVVFITGAYGLGETVVQGAVNPDEFYVHKGTLEAGRPAILRRNLGSKAIKMIYGEEASAGKSVKVIDVDAADRARFCLSDEEVSELAKQAMIIEKHYKCPMDIEWAKDGDDGKLYIVQARPETVKSRSQANVMERYLLKETGTVLVEGRAIGQRIGAGKVRIIKDVSEMDKVQPGDVLVSDMTDPDWEPVMKRASAIVTNRGGRTCHAAIIARELGIPAVVGCGNATQVLVDGQGVTVSCAEGDTGYIFEGELGFDIKTNSVDAMPDLPFKIMMNVGNPDRAFDFAQLPNAGVGLARLEFIINRMIGVHPKALLNYDGLPQDIKDSVDKRIAGYNDPVGFYVEKLVEGISTLAAAFTPKKVIVRLSDFKSNEYANLIGGKLYEPEEENPMLGFRGASRYISENFRDCFELECRALKRVREEMGLTNVEIMVPFVRTLGEASQVIDLLAENGLKRGENGLRIIMMCELPSNAILAEEFLEYFDGFSIGSNDLTQLTLGLDRDSGVIAHLFDERNPAVKKLLSNAIQACNKAGKYIGICGQGPSDHPDLARWLMDQGIESVSLNPDSVLETWFFLAEAQAPV
- a CDS encoding pyruvate, water dikinase regulatory protein, giving the protein MKRSAFFISDGTGITAETLGQSLLAQFENITFNKFTRPYIDSVEKARAMVQQINAAAAKDDVRPIIFDTIVNQDIREILATSNGFMIDIFSTFLAPLEQELSSHSSYSVGKSHSIGHNSNYMERIEAVNFALDNDDGARTHYYDKADIILVGVSRCGKTPTCLYMAMQFGIRAANYPLTEDDMERLQLPNALKEHRNKLFGLTIDPDRLTAIRHERKPNSRYASYAQCEFEVREVENLFRRENIPNINSTHFSVEEISAKVLVEKGVERRFK
- the prpF gene encoding 2-methylaconitate cis-trans isomerase PrpF, with the translated sequence MAHPVQIKIPATYMRGGTSKGVFFKLQDLPLDAQVPGAARDTLLLRVIGSPDPYEKQIDGMGGATSSTSKTVIVSKSSRPEHDVDYLFGQVSIDKPFVDWSGNCGNLSAAVGPFAISNGLLQASRVPQNGVAVVRIWQANIGKTIIAHVPITDGAVQETGDFELDGVTFPAAEVQLEFMDPAADEEGAGGSMFPTGNLVDDLEVPGVGTFKATMINAGIPTIFINARDIGYTGSELQGDINGDPKALAMFETIRAYGALRMGLIEHLDQAAKRQHTPKVAFVAGPAAYVASSGKPVAAESVDLLVRAMSMGKLHHAMMGTAAVAIGTAAAVPGTLVNLAAGGVKREAVRFGHPSGTLRVGAEAVQSNGEWKVTKAIMSRSARVLMEGWVRVPGV
- the prpD gene encoding 2-methylcitrate dehydratase, with the protein product MSSNVDLNNRPDYDQVLQDIADYVLTYRIESPLALDTARNCLMDTLGCGLLALRFPECTKHLGPIVEGTVVPFGARVPGTNLRLDPVKAAWDIGCTIRWLDYNDTWLAAEWGHPSDNLGAILAVADHLSQKRVADGEAPLSMRTVLEAMIMAHEIQGVIALENSFNRVGLDHVLLVKVASTAVAAKLMGASREQMLAALSHAFVDGQALRTYRHAPNAGSRKSWAAGDATSRAVRLADIAMRGEMGIPGVLTAPQWGFYDVLFSHTNKDLALKAGDQRAFSLSRPYGTYVMENVLFKISFPAEFHAQTACEAAVTLHPLVRNRISEIDRIVVTTHESAIRIISKVGPLANAADRDHCLQYMIAVPLVFGTLIAEHYEDEFHTAHPVIDQLRDKMEIVEDPRYSREYLEADKRSIANAIQVFFKDGSSTDKIEVEYPIGHRRRRADGIPLLEEKFKSNLATRFAPQRCEQILAVCKDQAGLEALPVHRFVDLWVNL
- a CDS encoding alpha/beta fold hydrolase, producing MQSSSSLFPVALISAERRGDLIEDVYRLKPANSPDASVEIALTRLGLVAQPDARGVPVILLHGSFSNRRFWYSPKGIGLGAYLARAGFDVWIPEMRGHGLSARNQAYRYNRVADYARYDLPAIAAFVTEQSGQVAHWIGHSLGGTTLAAALGGQYLGPHSAASVALFGSQISRTYWPLKFPPLQWSSRLLLKPFEHISGPRFKRGPEDEPIGLALESLRWHGLFGRFGDKYSDWWAGLAEVAVPLLVVAAAGDHQDPVWACRKLYEQIGSQQRTFICLGREQGFSEDFGHVQMLVSKAAQREVWPLVKGWLDERSMPVPELSQQPIAAMH
- the acnD gene encoding Fe/S-dependent 2-methylisocitrate dehydratase AcnD — protein: MNTEHRKPLPGTRLDYFDARAAVDAIEPGAYDTLPYTSRVFAENLVRRCDPATLVASLTQLIERRRDLDFPWFPARVVCHDILGQTALVDLAGLRDAIALQGGDPALVNPVVPTQLIVDHSLAVEHGGFEKDAFERNRAIEDRRNEDRFHFINWTKKAFKNVDVIPPGNGIMHQINLERMSPVVHALDGVAFPDTLVGTDSHTPHVDALGVIAIGVGGLEAESVMLGRASWMRLPDIIGVELVGKRQPGITATDIVLAVTEFLRGEKVVSSYLEFFGDGANALTLGDRATISNMTPEFGATAAMFYIDQQTLDYLTLTGREPEQVKLVETYARQTGLWADSLKTAVYERVLKFDLSSVVRNIAGPSNPHRRVPTSELAARGISGVVENEPGLMPDGAVIIAAITSCTNTSNPRNVIAAALLARNANAAGLSRKPWVKTSLAPGSKAVQLYLEEANLLPELEKLGFGIVGFACTTCNGMSGALDPKIQQEVIDRDLYATAVLSGNRNFDGRIHPYAKQAFLASPPLVVAYAIAGTIRFDIEKDVLGTDLNGKPLTLKDIWPSDEEIDAVVKASVKPDQFRQVYIPMFEIKADDGEKVAPLYDWRAQSTYIRRPPYWEGALAGARPLKGMRPLAVLGDNITTDHLSPSNAIMLDSAAGEYLAKMGLPEEDFNSYATHRGDHLTAQRATFANPKLLNEMVQVDGKVKQGSLARVEPEGQVTRMWEAIEIYMERKQPLIIIAGADYGQGSSRDWAAKGVRLAGVEAIAAEGFERIHRTNLVGMGVLPLEFKPGVDRHTLSIDGSETFDVLGERIPLSTMTLVINRKNGERVEVPVTCRLDTAEEVSIYEAGGVLQRFAQDFLESALA
- a CDS encoding zinc transporter ZntB — encoded protein: MFDEQNAQWGLVHALVLDGSGGARFIARTELDCLQLQPHESVWLHWDRGHPQTHTWLRTASGLSEFACDLLLEENTRPRLLPLPDDNLLLFLRGVNLNPGAEPEDMVSVRIFAAAQQVISLRLRPLRATDELIEQLNEGKGPKTASELILYLAQYLTDKVQALVGDLTESVDIEEEKIDADERYTPDHGTLLHIRRRAAGLRRFLAPQRDIYAQLTRSKFPWFVDDDADYWNELNNSLTRYLEELELTRERVGLVLESEDRRLRERMNKTMYRFGIITGIFLPMSFLTGLLGINVGGIPGSASPYGFLVACALIIAVALGQWWLYRRLRWV
- the rraA gene encoding ribonuclease E activity regulator RraA encodes the protein MHYLTPDLCDAYPELVQVVEPMFSNFGGRDSFGGEIVTIKCFEDNSLVREQVEQDGKGKVLVIDGGGSLRCALLGDMLAEKAARSGWEGMVIYGCIRDVDVIAQTDLGVQALASHPKKTDKRGIGDLNVPVTFAGVTFRPGEYVYADNNGVIISPSPLKMPE